The stretch of DNA ATCCGTCGTAACGAAGCGCCCGTGGGAGGGATGCATGCGCCGGGTGGCTTTTCCCAGGGCGATGCAGCCGATGTCCACGGGGTGATTCGTGCAGCCTTGTTTTTGCCGGCAGATGCACTCGTCCAGGATGAAGATATCCGGAGTTCGTTCAAGAAGGGCCTTGACCACCTGAAAGGGGAGGGCCACGCTGTCCGGAGGATTGAGGCGAACGTCGATGGGCACCGCCGTCAGTTCATTCTGGGGATACCTGAAGAAGGGATTGATGATCCAGGAAAACGGGGGGATATCACTCAGGCGTTTGGCGGCGATCATCAGCGGCCACGAGAGCTTGACCGACCACCTGACAAACCACTTGGGAGGCCCGTATCGAAGAAGTTTATCCATGGTTTATATCCTTTCGCATTCCCACCGGGGCTTCGGAAATCTTCTTATAGTATCAGCGGTAATCGATGAGCTCCTCAATGCGCCCCATCAGCTCATGCACCGTCCGCTCCATATCGTCGATATGGATGCTCACGGCACTGTGGGGGCAGACGGTCACGCAGCGGCCGCATCCCTTGCACGTCTCTTCGTTCCGTATCACCCGATTTCCTTCAAAGCTGAGCGCCTCCATGAAACACTCGTCGATGCACTCGCCGCAGCGGGAGCAGGCGTCATCATCGATATCGATCTGGAGCCCGTCGAGGCGCACCAGGGATCGGGCCGCATCAACAGGGAGGTACTTGCCGGAATTGAGAATAGTACAACAGCACCGGCAGCAGTGACAGATCGTCAGGAGCTTCCCCCGATCCCGTACCCCCCAGATGAAATTATCGATCTTGACCCGGCCGATCATCGGGATCAGGCCGTCGGCCAGAGTGCGATCCAGGTGGGCGAGGGCTTCATCCACCGTTGCATGCCGGGCGATGCGGGGGTCGATCTCCTTTGTTCCCTCACCCAGGAGTGTGCAGCCGTAGTCGATGGGGTGCTCGGTGCACGATCGATCGTCCCGGCAGGTGCATCGCTCGATGATGACCCGGTGACCGGAGCGGCGAATGAGCTCGGACGCAACCTCCCGGGGCAGAAAGCTGCTCTGTGTTCCTCCCAGGGTTTCATTGAGGGGAATGTATGAGACATTCAGATTCTTTTTTGAAAACAAGGGAAGGCTGAGGGCCGCCACCACTCCTCCGATGAGTGGAAGCCTGGTGGCCCGGGCGGAGAGCCAGGTGATCGGCCAGACGGCCGCAAGAACCGTCAGCCACCAGTGGGGTCTTCGAGACATGTCCGGACTCCTGTTTGTGAAAAACTGGTGAAGGAACGTACCCCACGGTGCCGGGGTGTTTTGCTTATAAAATCCTTTCTATTCGTAATCGACGAATCGTCCGATACGTGCGAGTATGTCGTTGATGGTCTCCTCAATGTCGTCCACGGTCTCCCTGATCGCGCCGGTGGGACATGCCGTGACGCACATGCCGCACGCCTTGCACCGGACCAGATCCCGTATCAAGACACCGCCTTCCAGAGAGAGGGCGCCCATGAAGCAGCTCTCGATACATTCGCCGCAGGCGATGCAGTCCTCCTGGGA from Candidatus Zymogenaceae bacterium encodes:
- a CDS encoding 4Fe-4S binding protein gives rise to the protein MSRRPHWWLTVLAAVWPITWLSARATRLPLIGGVVAALSLPLFSKKNLNVSYIPLNETLGGTQSSFLPREVASELIRRSGHRVIIERCTCRDDRSCTEHPIDYGCTLLGEGTKEIDPRIARHATVDEALAHLDRTLADGLIPMIGRVKIDNFIWGVRDRGKLLTICHCCRCCCTILNSGKYLPVDAARSLVRLDGLQIDIDDDACSRCGECIDECFMEALSFEGNRVIRNEETCKGCGRCVTVCPHSAVSIHIDDMERTVHELMGRIEELIDYR